The following are from one region of the Pseudomonas putida genome:
- a CDS encoding NIPSNAP family protein encodes MFYEMRTYTLHIGKMKQYLEHFEKEGLPVISRYAKLVGWWYTEIGELNQVVHIWAYESLDERIERRAALYRDADWLERFIPVAFPMLVRMESKLLMPAAFSPIQ; translated from the coding sequence ATGTTCTATGAAATGCGTACCTATACCCTGCACATTGGCAAGATGAAGCAATACCTGGAGCACTTCGAAAAGGAAGGCTTGCCGGTGATCTCACGCTACGCCAAGCTGGTGGGCTGGTGGTACACCGAGATCGGCGAACTGAACCAGGTGGTGCACATCTGGGCCTACGAGAGCCTTGACGAGCGCATCGAGCGCCGTGCCGCCCTTTACCGCGATGCGGACTGGCTGGAGCGCTTCATCCCGGTAGCCTTTCCGATGCTGGTGCGGATGGAGTCGAAGCTGTTGATGCCGGCCGCGTTTTCGCCAATCCAGTGA
- a CDS encoding alkene reductase, whose protein sequence is MTQDPLFQPLQLGALNLPNRVLMPPMTRSRAAQPGDVPTALMAEYYAQRASAGLIVSEGTWISPLGKGYARTPGIHTQAQVDGWRLVTEAVHAAGGRIFAQLWHVGRLSHSSLLGGQAPVSSSAMQAEGVNVFIDNADGTPGFVQASTPRALSEAEIAEIIEQYRQAARNAMAAGFDGVELHAANGYLVNQFLDSGANDRTDRYGGSLENRLRFLDQVTRALVDGTGDAQRVGVRLAPLTTLNGCVDADPVTTYTTAARHLGEIGIGYLHIAEADWDDAPDMPVDFKQQLRTVFPGVMVYAGKYTGERARRALEEGWADLIGFGRPFVANPDLPARLQLNAPLAEHERATLFGGDARGLTDYPALATA, encoded by the coding sequence ATGACTCAAGATCCGCTGTTCCAACCCTTGCAACTCGGCGCCCTGAACCTGCCCAACCGCGTGCTGATGCCGCCGATGACCCGCTCCCGCGCTGCCCAGCCTGGCGATGTACCGACTGCGCTGATGGCCGAGTACTACGCACAACGCGCCAGTGCCGGGCTGATCGTCAGTGAAGGCACCTGGATCTCGCCACTGGGCAAGGGTTACGCCCGCACCCCGGGCATCCACACCCAGGCGCAGGTCGACGGCTGGCGCCTGGTCACCGAGGCTGTGCATGCCGCGGGCGGGCGCATCTTTGCCCAGCTCTGGCACGTCGGCCGCCTCAGCCACAGCAGCCTGCTCGGTGGCCAGGCACCGGTGTCGTCCTCGGCGATGCAGGCCGAAGGCGTGAATGTGTTCATCGACAATGCCGATGGCACGCCTGGCTTTGTCCAGGCCTCCACACCGCGCGCATTGAGCGAAGCGGAAATTGCCGAGATCATCGAGCAGTACCGCCAGGCTGCGCGCAATGCCATGGCTGCCGGTTTTGACGGTGTCGAGTTGCACGCGGCCAACGGTTACCTGGTCAACCAGTTCCTCGACTCCGGCGCCAACGACCGCACCGACCGCTACGGCGGTTCGCTGGAGAACCGCCTGCGCTTTCTCGACCAGGTCACCCGTGCGCTGGTCGATGGCACCGGCGACGCCCAGCGCGTAGGTGTACGCCTGGCGCCGCTGACCACGCTCAATGGCTGTGTCGATGCCGACCCGGTCACTACCTATACCACAGCGGCCCGGCACCTGGGCGAAATCGGCATCGGCTACCTGCACATTGCCGAAGCCGACTGGGATGACGCGCCGGACATGCCGGTGGACTTCAAGCAACAACTGCGGACGGTGTTCCCCGGGGTGATGGTGTATGCCGGCAAATACACCGGCGAACGTGCACGACGTGCGCTGGAGGAGGGCTGGGCTGACCTGATCGGCTTTGGCCGGCCATTCGTGGCCAACCCGGATCTGCCGGCACGGCTGCAGCTGAATGCACCACTGGCCGAGCATGAACGGGCCACGCTGTTTGGCGGTGATGCCCGTGGCCTGACCGACTACCCGGCGTTGGCAACAGCCTGA
- a CDS encoding MFS transporter translates to MPLALLALTLAAFAIGTTEFVIVGLIPTIANDLAVTLPSAGLLVSLYALSVAIGAPLLTAMTGRVPRKLLLVGLMALFTAGNLVAWQAPSYESLIMARILTGLAHGVFFSVGSIIATSLVPKEKAASAIATMFSGMTVAFVTGIPLGTFIGQHFGWRVTFLVVAAFGLVALLGALVFVPRRIQHSQPAPLLRQLRVMLQPRLLLVYAMTAVGYGGSLIAFTFLAPILQDIAGFGANSVALVLLAYGVSVALGNIWGGRLADRKGPVKALSIIFLLLAVVLLALTFTAPHPVLVVVTVLAWGAVAFGNVPGLQVYVVQQAEKVAPDAVDVAAGFNIAAFNLGVAGGSWGGAQVVQQLGLGHTPWIAALVTLAALALTLYSGRLDRRVPAQPQPVVSRA, encoded by the coding sequence ATGCCTCTCGCCTTGTTAGCCCTGACCCTGGCGGCCTTCGCCATCGGCACCACGGAGTTCGTGATCGTCGGTCTCATTCCAACCATCGCCAATGACCTGGCCGTGACCCTGCCTTCGGCCGGCCTGCTGGTCAGCCTTTACGCCCTCAGCGTCGCCATCGGCGCCCCCCTGCTCACTGCCATGACCGGCCGCGTACCGCGCAAGCTGTTGCTGGTCGGCCTGATGGCGCTGTTCACCGCCGGTAACCTGGTGGCCTGGCAGGCGCCCAGCTACGAATCGCTGATCATGGCGCGTATCCTCACCGGCCTGGCCCACGGGGTGTTCTTCTCGGTCGGCTCGATCATCGCCACCAGCCTGGTGCCGAAAGAAAAAGCCGCCAGCGCCATCGCCACCATGTTCAGTGGCATGACCGTGGCCTTTGTCACCGGTATCCCGCTGGGCACCTTCATCGGCCAGCACTTCGGCTGGCGCGTGACCTTCCTGGTGGTGGCCGCCTTCGGCCTGGTGGCGCTGCTTGGCGCACTGGTGTTCGTGCCAAGGCGCATCCAGCACAGCCAGCCGGCACCGCTGCTGCGCCAACTGCGGGTGATGCTGCAACCGCGCCTGCTGCTGGTGTATGCCATGACTGCCGTGGGTTACGGCGGCTCGCTGATCGCCTTCACCTTCCTTGCCCCGATCCTGCAGGACATCGCCGGCTTCGGCGCCAACAGCGTCGCCCTGGTGCTGCTCGCCTACGGTGTTTCGGTTGCCCTGGGCAACATCTGGGGCGGCCGCCTTGCCGACCGCAAAGGCCCGGTCAAGGCCCTGTCGATCATCTTCCTGCTGCTGGCCGTTGTCCTGCTGGCGCTGACCTTCACCGCGCCGCATCCGGTGCTGGTGGTCGTCACTGTACTGGCCTGGGGGGCAGTAGCCTTCGGCAATGTGCCGGGCCTGCAGGTGTACGTGGTACAGCAGGCTGAAAAGGTCGCCCCCGATGCAGTCGACGTGGCCGCCGGTTTCAACATCGCCGCCTTCAACCTGGGTGTGGCCGGTGGCTCCTGGGGCGGTGCCCAGGTGGTGCAGCAGCTGGGCCTCGGCCATACCCCGTGGATCGCCGCGCTGGTCACCCTTGCTGCCTTGGCCCTGACCCTGTACAGCGGCCGCCTCGATCGCCGCGTACCTGCCCAGCCACAACCTGTCGTCAGCCGCGCCTGA
- a CDS encoding DUF3077 domain-containing protein: protein MDKDTPKENSNLNVVRAAGRFGHGGAELVQMKAQLPMRTALMEASNIMGCITELTRKAIDRPGDRKVMMQATCYLAGMAKALIDGQLQQLRQAREGEEQP from the coding sequence ATGGACAAAGACACTCCGAAAGAAAACAGCAATCTCAATGTCGTGCGCGCAGCGGGCCGCTTTGGTCACGGCGGTGCCGAACTGGTGCAGATGAAAGCGCAGTTGCCCATGCGCACGGCGCTGATGGAAGCATCGAATATCATGGGCTGCATTACCGAGCTCACCCGCAAGGCCATCGACCGGCCTGGCGACCGCAAGGTGATGATGCAGGCCACGTGCTACCTGGCAGGCATGGCCAAGGCGCTGATCGATGGCCAGTTGCAGCAGTTGCGCCAGGCGCGGGAAGGCGAGGAGCAGCCCTAG
- a CDS encoding SDR family oxidoreductase produces MNIDLGGRTAIISGSTGGIGLAIARGLARANADVVIAGRSQHSLDAALAELREQGGRGQIHGVVADLGTAAGAATLFAAHPRADILVNNLGIYDDVDFFEVADSEWTRFYDTNVLSGVRLARHYAPGMVEKGWGRILFISSESGIAIPADMINYGVTKAANLAVSHGLAKRLAGTGVTVNAVLPGPTLTDGVAALVADAAQASGRSIREEADNFVRTARPSSIIQRAADVDEVAHLAVYLASPYSSATTGAALRVDGGVVDSLAI; encoded by the coding sequence ATGAACATCGACCTCGGCGGACGCACCGCCATCATCAGCGGCTCGACCGGCGGTATTGGTCTGGCTATCGCCCGCGGCCTGGCCCGCGCCAACGCCGACGTCGTCATTGCCGGGCGCAGCCAGCATTCGCTGGATGCCGCCCTGGCCGAACTGCGCGAGCAAGGTGGCCGTGGGCAGATCCACGGCGTGGTCGCCGACCTGGGCACCGCCGCCGGTGCCGCAACCCTGTTCGCCGCCCACCCACGGGCCGACATCCTGGTCAACAATCTGGGTATCTACGACGACGTCGACTTCTTCGAGGTGGCCGACAGCGAGTGGACGCGCTTCTACGATACCAACGTACTGAGCGGCGTGCGCCTGGCCCGTCACTATGCCCCGGGGATGGTCGAAAAAGGTTGGGGGCGGATCCTGTTCATCTCCTCGGAATCGGGCATTGCCATCCCTGCCGACATGATCAACTACGGCGTCACCAAGGCCGCCAACCTGGCGGTATCGCATGGCCTGGCCAAGCGCCTGGCCGGTACCGGGGTAACCGTGAACGCCGTGCTGCCCGGCCCGACCCTGACCGACGGCGTGGCCGCGCTGGTGGCTGATGCAGCCCAGGCGTCCGGGCGCAGCATTCGTGAAGAAGCCGACAATTTCGTGCGTACTGCACGGCCGAGCTCGATCATCCAGCGCGCCGCGGATGTCGACGAAGTCGCCCACCTGGCGGTGTACCTGGCCTCCCCTTACTCCTCCGCCACCACCGGCGCGGCCCTGCGGGTCGACGGCGGCGTGGTCGACAGCCTGGCTATCTGA
- a CDS encoding MFS transporter has product MKTFPSQADLALPAAAPMTTVRWRIFLILLLLTAINYIDRASLSVALPLIAPEFNLTPAMEGLMLSAFFWSYALMQIPGGLLLDRFHTRGIIGAATVAWGLFQALGAASHNWLVLLLTRIGLGVAESPIMPAGAKLNGAWLTPNERGRGAVLVDGGAPLGSALGAILISGLIAWLGSWRLAFVVAGVGTVLAGILAWKYIRNHPSEHPGVNEAELRHITAGNASAHAAAAKANLPLRELLKDRSIFAMFAGYSCILAVFYGLLTWMPSYLHKAHGLNISAMGGATFLIFMCGFVGELIGGWIGDRWRASGASPNLVMRTLFSGSALVAALCILAAAYVGETIAVVSLLCVAMFFIRWCGMYWCLPAIIGGPSRTGVLGGTMNFCGNMAGVLVPIVIGLIVQFTGDYFFALIFFVVAAVLIAVFSSLIDYRERQF; this is encoded by the coding sequence ATGAAGACCTTCCCCTCCCAGGCCGACCTGGCGCTGCCCGCTGCGGCCCCGATGACCACGGTGCGCTGGCGCATCTTCCTGATCCTGTTGCTGCTGACCGCAATCAACTACATCGACCGCGCCTCGCTGTCGGTGGCGCTGCCGCTGATCGCCCCCGAATTCAACCTGACCCCGGCCATGGAAGGGCTGATGCTCAGTGCGTTCTTCTGGTCCTATGCCTTGATGCAGATTCCTGGCGGCCTGCTGCTGGACCGCTTCCACACCCGCGGCATCATTGGCGCGGCGACCGTGGCCTGGGGCCTGTTCCAGGCGCTGGGCGCGGCCTCGCACAACTGGCTGGTACTGCTGCTGACGCGAATCGGCCTGGGGGTGGCCGAGTCGCCGATCATGCCCGCCGGGGCCAAGCTCAATGGCGCCTGGCTGACGCCCAACGAGCGCGGCCGTGGCGCCGTGCTGGTAGATGGCGGCGCACCTCTGGGCAGCGCCCTGGGGGCGATCCTGATTTCCGGGTTGATCGCCTGGCTGGGCTCGTGGCGCCTGGCCTTCGTGGTGGCCGGGGTCGGCACCGTGCTGGCCGGCATTCTGGCGTGGAAGTACATCCGCAACCACCCCAGCGAACACCCGGGGGTGAACGAGGCCGAGCTGCGCCACATCACCGCAGGCAATGCCAGTGCCCATGCCGCGGCGGCCAAGGCCAACCTGCCGCTGCGCGAGCTGCTCAAGGACCGTTCGATCTTTGCCATGTTCGCCGGCTACAGCTGCATCCTGGCGGTGTTCTACGGCCTGCTGACCTGGATGCCGAGCTACCTGCACAAGGCCCATGGCCTGAACATCTCGGCCATGGGCGGAGCAACCTTCCTGATCTTCATGTGCGGGTTTGTCGGCGAGCTGATCGGCGGCTGGATCGGTGACCGCTGGCGGGCCAGCGGTGCCTCGCCGAACCTGGTGATGCGCACCCTGTTCAGCGGTTCGGCGCTGGTGGCGGCGCTGTGCATCCTGGCAGCAGCCTATGTGGGCGAAACCATCGCGGTGGTCAGCCTGCTGTGCGTGGCGATGTTCTTCATCCGTTGGTGCGGGATGTACTGGTGCCTGCCGGCGATCATTGGTGGGCCGTCGCGCACCGGCGTACTGGGTGGCACCATGAACTTCTGCGGCAACATGGCCGGGGTACTGGTGCCGATCGTGATCGGGCTGATCGTACAGTTCACCGGGGATTACTTCTTTGCGCTGATCTTCTTTGTGGTGGCGGCGGTGTTGATTGCGGTGTTCTCGAGCCTTATCGATTACCGCGAGCGGCAGTTCTGA
- a CDS encoding LysR substrate-binding domain-containing protein, whose product MQDLRQLRYFVAVAECENVGRAAEQLHISQSPLSRQIAQLEDNLGLALFERRNQRLYLTRDGRTFLAEARGLLKHAERLESLGKRLGRGEEGGLCIGYVNHAIHAGVLPGAVRAIRGERPNIHIALYNMTPNEQFEGLRQRSLDIALVCERPPKDDPDLRGQPVLDDPLLLAIPAAHPLAGKAGLTPADLHEQDWIITGGQPDQVHKRDNFIARCGDAGFTPRLSLEANDPLSVLGLVSAGLGLAMVQSSLSASAGPTVVLRQLDWFQPSEQLWAVWHQVDLRPIVGIFREQVLALAEQEADKSRKV is encoded by the coding sequence ATGCAAGATCTACGTCAGTTGCGCTACTTCGTGGCCGTCGCCGAATGCGAGAACGTCGGCCGTGCCGCCGAGCAGCTGCACATTTCCCAATCGCCCCTCAGCCGGCAGATCGCCCAGCTGGAGGACAACCTTGGCCTGGCGCTGTTCGAACGGCGTAACCAGCGCCTGTACCTGACCAGGGACGGGCGCACCTTCCTGGCCGAAGCGCGTGGCCTGCTCAAGCATGCCGAGCGCCTGGAATCGCTGGGCAAGCGCCTGGGCCGTGGCGAAGAAGGCGGGCTTTGCATCGGTTATGTCAACCACGCCATCCATGCCGGCGTGCTGCCGGGCGCGGTGCGGGCCATTCGAGGCGAGCGCCCGAACATTCACATTGCGCTGTACAACATGACCCCCAACGAACAGTTCGAAGGCCTGCGTCAGCGCAGCCTGGACATTGCCCTGGTGTGCGAGCGGCCGCCAAAGGACGACCCCGACCTGCGTGGCCAGCCGGTGCTGGACGACCCATTGCTGCTCGCCATCCCGGCCGCGCACCCGCTGGCCGGCAAGGCCGGACTGACCCCCGCCGACCTGCACGAGCAGGACTGGATCATCACCGGGGGCCAGCCCGACCAGGTTCACAAGCGCGACAATTTCATCGCCCGCTGTGGCGATGCCGGCTTCACCCCGCGCCTGTCGCTGGAGGCTAACGACCCGCTGAGCGTGCTCGGCCTGGTGTCCGCCGGCCTGGGCCTGGCCATGGTGCAAAGCAGCCTGTCGGCCAGCGCCGGGCCGACCGTGGTGCTGCGCCAACTGGACTGGTTCCAGCCCAGCGAGCAGTTGTGGGCGGTATGGCACCAGGTCGACTTGCGACCGATCGTGGGCATTTTCCGCGAGCAAGTGCTGGCACTGGCCGAGCAGGAAGCGGATAAGTCCAGGAAGGTCTGA
- a CDS encoding LysR family transcriptional regulator has translation MIPTLDSIFSRLRLRQLRLLIELDRCGSLHKAAEAMAISQPGATKALREVEEVLGVPLFQRLPSGLVANDVGRCVVRYARLIHSDLGHLREEVLGIVQGQGGRLAVGSIMGAMPTLVGALGRLRSKQPQLAVEIAENTSANLLAQLDEGRLDLAICRPGLGRNAADYAFVELAQEPLAVVAHPQHPLAGATALAVGDLSQYRWVVYPANMPMRQALERELSEAGVEVPRYPLETFSTFATFMLLEDDPTLVAVIPSAVAAFAEERGLLVSLAVQLRALSEPFGIVHRVAAPLSPAARLLVEELTAGRNL, from the coding sequence ATGATTCCCACCCTGGATTCGATTTTTTCCCGCCTGCGCCTGCGTCAGTTGCGCCTGCTGATCGAACTGGACCGCTGCGGCTCCTTGCACAAGGCGGCGGAGGCCATGGCGATCTCCCAGCCCGGAGCCACCAAGGCCTTGCGTGAGGTGGAGGAGGTGCTGGGCGTGCCGTTATTCCAGCGCCTGCCCAGCGGCCTGGTGGCCAATGACGTGGGGCGTTGCGTGGTGCGTTATGCGCGCTTGATCCACAGCGACCTTGGGCATTTGCGCGAAGAAGTGCTGGGCATCGTCCAGGGGCAGGGTGGACGGCTGGCGGTGGGCAGCATCATGGGTGCCATGCCGACCTTGGTCGGCGCCCTCGGGCGGCTGCGCAGCAAGCAGCCGCAACTGGCGGTGGAGATCGCCGAGAACACCAGTGCCAACCTGCTGGCCCAGCTCGATGAAGGGCGCCTGGACCTGGCGATCTGCCGGCCGGGGTTGGGCCGTAATGCGGCGGACTACGCTTTTGTCGAGTTGGCCCAGGAGCCGCTGGCGGTGGTCGCGCACCCGCAGCACCCGCTGGCTGGGGCGACGGCGCTGGCAGTGGGCGACCTGAGCCAGTACCGCTGGGTTGTGTACCCGGCCAACATGCCCATGCGCCAGGCGCTGGAGCGTGAGTTGAGCGAGGCGGGGGTGGAGGTGCCACGCTATCCGCTGGAAACCTTCTCCACCTTTGCCACCTTCATGCTGCTGGAGGATGACCCGACGCTGGTGGCGGTGATCCCCAGCGCGGTGGCGGCCTTTGCCGAGGAGCGCGGGTTGCTGGTGTCGCTGGCCGTGCAGCTGCGGGCGCTGAGCGAACCGTTCGGCATCGTACACCGGGTGGCCGCGCCGCTATCACCGGCGGCGCGCTTGCTGGTGGAGGAGTTGACGGCTGGTCGAAACCTGTAG
- a CDS encoding iron-containing alcohol dehydrogenase gives MNQFQFHFPTIAKCGAGLADQAGALLKPYLDGPLLVVTDQGLIDAGILAGFFASLEQAGIDYQLFCAVEANPGTDVLDAAVALLKQRNCTAVIGVGGGSSIDTAKGVAAMATNPGNILDYEGYDKLTQPPLPIFAIPTTSGTGSECTASTVFTNKRTLFKTVIVSPRLFPQLAILDPALTLKLPAAITAATGMDALTHAIESYVSRQANPISQAMALQAIRMIAGSLKKTYFVGTDMAAREQMLLGSFLAGVAFSQSRLGNVHAISHTFGGVFNIPHGIANAALLPYVIKFNLPACPERFRDIAIALGAEVTGLSVEQAAACTVEAVVALNQAIGIPATIRELGVDLEFLPQMVSDSMRSGNVLVNPRLTTARDVERLITDAYHGNL, from the coding sequence ATGAACCAGTTCCAGTTCCATTTTCCTACCATTGCCAAATGCGGCGCGGGCCTGGCCGACCAGGCCGGTGCGCTGCTAAAACCGTACCTGGACGGCCCCCTGCTGGTGGTCACAGACCAAGGCCTGATCGACGCTGGCATCCTGGCCGGCTTTTTTGCCTCGCTGGAGCAGGCGGGCATCGACTACCAGCTGTTCTGCGCCGTTGAAGCCAACCCCGGCACCGACGTGCTCGATGCTGCCGTGGCGCTGCTGAAACAGCGCAACTGCACCGCCGTGATCGGCGTGGGTGGCGGCAGCAGCATCGACACCGCCAAGGGCGTGGCGGCGATGGCCACCAACCCTGGCAACATCCTCGACTATGAGGGCTACGACAAACTGACCCAGCCGCCGCTGCCGATCTTCGCCATCCCGACCACCTCAGGTACCGGCAGCGAATGCACGGCGTCGACCGTGTTCACCAACAAGCGCACGCTGTTCAAGACGGTGATCGTCAGCCCGCGGCTGTTCCCGCAGCTGGCAATCCTTGACCCGGCACTGACCCTGAAACTGCCTGCGGCCATCACCGCTGCCACTGGCATGGATGCGCTGACCCACGCCATCGAGTCGTATGTGTCGCGCCAGGCCAACCCCATCAGCCAGGCCATGGCCCTGCAAGCCATTCGCATGATTGCCGGCAGCCTGAAAAAAACCTACTTCGTCGGCACCGACATGGCCGCCCGCGAGCAGATGCTGCTGGGCTCGTTCCTGGCCGGGGTGGCGTTCTCGCAATCCAGACTGGGCAACGTGCATGCCATTTCCCACACGTTCGGCGGGGTGTTCAACATCCCCCATGGCATCGCCAACGCCGCCCTGCTGCCTTACGTGATCAAGTTCAACCTGCCGGCCTGCCCGGAGCGCTTCCGCGACATCGCCATTGCCTTGGGCGCCGAAGTGACCGGGCTCAGCGTGGAGCAGGCTGCGGCGTGCACGGTAGAGGCGGTGGTGGCCCTGAACCAGGCCATCGGCATCCCCGCGACCATCCGTGAGCTGGGCGTTGACCTGGAGTTTCTGCCGCAGATGGTCAGCGACTCGATGCGCAGCGGCAACGTGCTGGTCAACCCACGCCTGACCACCGCGCGTGATGTCGAGCGCCTGATCACCGACGCCTACCACGGCAACCTCTGA
- a CDS encoding zinc-binding dehydrogenase, whose protein sequence is MPTDHQAWAWTPNAGLDGLQLLRKHLPQPGPGEVLVANRAIALNPVDWKICEWGHPAWQQGTVPGVDGAGVVVAVGAGVDMPLGSRVAYHQSLARDGSFAEHCLLDASLVMHIPSALGDTTAAAVPCPALTAWQALAKVPEGASRDVLVIGAGGAVGFYLAQLAAQRGLRVWASAGQRHHATLKALGVSGVFDYHDADWQTQLQGALGERPLHALFDTVSGAHAGSLAHLLGYNGHLVCIQDRQETAPTPAFSTAISLHEVALNSIHAHGRLADRQALRVAGERLLQAVADGSLITPQRREFAFSALPQALRQLKEGQGPGKWVTRLE, encoded by the coding sequence ATGCCAACCGATCATCAAGCCTGGGCCTGGACCCCGAACGCCGGCCTCGACGGCCTGCAACTGCTGCGTAAACACCTGCCACAACCCGGCCCCGGTGAGGTGCTGGTGGCCAACCGCGCCATTGCCCTCAACCCGGTGGACTGGAAGATCTGCGAATGGGGCCACCCGGCTTGGCAGCAGGGCACGGTCCCGGGCGTGGATGGCGCCGGTGTGGTAGTCGCCGTTGGCGCAGGCGTCGACATGCCCTTGGGCAGCCGTGTTGCCTACCACCAATCGTTGGCGCGTGACGGCAGTTTTGCCGAGCACTGCCTGCTCGATGCAAGCCTGGTGATGCATATCCCCAGTGCGCTCGGCGACACCACCGCGGCCGCCGTGCCTTGCCCCGCTCTGACCGCCTGGCAGGCCCTGGCCAAAGTACCCGAGGGTGCCAGCCGCGACGTGCTGGTGATCGGCGCCGGTGGCGCGGTGGGCTTCTACCTCGCGCAACTGGCCGCGCAACGTGGCCTGCGCGTATGGGCCAGTGCCGGCCAACGCCACCACGCCACGCTCAAGGCCCTCGGTGTGAGCGGGGTGTTCGACTACCACGACGCCGACTGGCAGACCCAACTGCAGGGCGCCTTGGGCGAGCGCCCGCTGCATGCCCTGTTCGACACGGTCAGCGGCGCCCATGCAGGCAGCCTTGCCCACCTGCTCGGCTACAACGGCCACCTGGTGTGCATTCAGGACCGCCAGGAAACCGCGCCAACGCCTGCCTTCAGCACGGCGATCTCGCTGCATGAGGTGGCGCTCAACAGCATTCACGCCCACGGCCGATTGGCAGACCGCCAAGCCCTGCGCGTGGCCGGTGAACGACTGCTGCAGGCTGTCGCCGATGGCAGCCTGATCACGCCACAGCGCCGCGAGTTCGCCTTCTCGGCATTGCCACAGGCGCTGCGGCAGTTGAAAGAAGGCCAAGGCCCAGGCAAATGGGTGACACGCCTCGAATAA
- a CDS encoding WYL domain-containing protein, producing MPSHPTRHTIARQWQLLRLLPGRHPGMSSTQLQAALATTGHTTSKRTVERDLVELAALFPLQCNSKGMPYGWYWQPGLSLGEAQQLQPDALTPAPQVELHAWVDDALARRLEASPLSADMQLTPQANGGARLLATVNDNRALMGWLLSQAGSIRVQAPQALRQAMLEQLRQSLALHEEGC from the coding sequence TTGCCCAGCCACCCTACCCGTCACACCATCGCCCGCCAGTGGCAGTTGCTCAGGCTGCTGCCGGGCCGTCATCCGGGGATGAGTTCCACCCAGTTGCAGGCTGCCCTGGCAACCACGGGCCATACCACCAGCAAACGCACCGTCGAACGCGACCTGGTCGAACTCGCGGCGCTGTTCCCGCTGCAGTGCAACAGCAAAGGCATGCCCTACGGCTGGTACTGGCAACCAGGCCTGAGCCTGGGCGAGGCGCAACAGCTGCAGCCCGATGCGCTCACACCTGCGCCACAGGTCGAGTTGCACGCCTGGGTCGACGATGCGCTGGCCCGGCGCCTGGAAGCGTCGCCACTGTCGGCAGACATGCAACTGACGCCGCAAGCGAACGGCGGCGCCAGGCTGCTGGCCACCGTCAACGACAACCGTGCGCTGATGGGCTGGCTGTTATCCCAGGCCGGTTCGATCCGTGTGCAGGCACCGCAGGCACTGCGCCAGGCCATGCTCGAACAGTTGCGCCAGAGCCTGGCGCTGCACGAGGAGGGTTGTTGA
- a CDS encoding SDR family oxidoreductase: MDLGITGRWAIVCAASQGLGKGCAEALGREGVNLVINARTQATLEQTAAELRAACPGIEVRSVAGDVADAEVRLALLAACPQVDILVNNAGGPPPGDFRDWGREDWLKALDANMLTPIELIKAVVDGMAERGFGRVVNITSGAVKAPIDILGLSNGARSGLTGFIAGLARQQRLAGSNVTLNNLLPGAFDTARLQKTLKAAGGDVQATAQARRKAIPAARFGSADEFGAYCAFLCSAHTGYITGQNLLIDGGAFPGTF; encoded by the coding sequence ATGGATCTAGGCATTACCGGCCGCTGGGCCATCGTCTGCGCGGCCAGCCAGGGCCTGGGCAAAGGCTGCGCCGAGGCCCTGGGCAGAGAAGGCGTCAACCTGGTCATCAATGCCCGCACCCAGGCCACCCTGGAGCAAACCGCCGCCGAGTTGCGTGCGGCCTGCCCGGGTATCGAGGTGCGCAGCGTGGCCGGTGATGTCGCTGACGCCGAGGTGCGCCTGGCACTGCTGGCAGCCTGCCCGCAGGTGGATATCCTGGTCAACAACGCCGGTGGCCCGCCGCCGGGTGATTTCCGTGACTGGGGGCGTGAGGACTGGCTGAAGGCGCTGGACGCCAACATGCTTACCCCTATCGAGCTGATCAAGGCGGTGGTCGATGGCATGGCCGAACGCGGGTTCGGCCGGGTGGTGAACATCACCTCCGGTGCGGTGAAGGCGCCGATCGACATTCTGGGCTTGTCCAATGGTGCACGCAGTGGCCTGACCGGCTTCATTGCCGGCCTGGCCCGTCAGCAGCGCCTGGCGGGCAGCAACGTGACGCTGAACAACCTGCTGCCTGGGGCGTTCGACACAGCGCGCCTGCAGAAAACCCTGAAGGCGGCAGGTGGCGATGTGCAAGCCACCGCCCAGGCGCGGCGCAAGGCCATCCCGGCGGCGCGCTTTGGCAGTGCCGATGAATTCGGTGCTTACTGCGCGTTCCTGTGCAGTGCGCATACCGGGTACATCACCGGGCAGAACCTGTTGATCGATGGTGGCGCGTTCCCCGGTACGTTCTAA